Proteins from one Pseudomonas bijieensis genomic window:
- the tpiA gene encoding triose-phosphate isomerase, which produces MRRPMVAGNWKMHGTRASVAELINGLRHLALPSGVDVAVFPPCLYINQVIDGLKGKSISVGAQNSAVESMQGALTGEIAPSQLVDAGCSLVLVGHSERRQIMGEQDKTLIRKFAAAQACGLTPVLCIGETLAQREAGKTLEVVERQLGSIIEELGVGAFAKAIIAYEPVWAIGTGLTASPQQAQDVHAAIRAQLAAENSEVARGVRLLYGGSVKAANAVELFGMPDIDGGLIGGASLNADEFGAICRAAGN; this is translated from the coding sequence ATGCGTCGCCCTATGGTAGCTGGTAACTGGAAGATGCACGGTACCCGCGCCAGCGTCGCTGAGCTGATCAATGGCCTTCGTCATCTGGCCTTGCCAAGCGGTGTTGATGTCGCGGTATTCCCGCCTTGCTTGTATATCAATCAAGTGATTGATGGCTTGAAAGGTAAGTCGATTTCGGTCGGCGCGCAGAACTCTGCGGTGGAGTCCATGCAAGGTGCGTTGACCGGTGAGATTGCACCGAGTCAATTGGTGGATGCAGGTTGTTCCCTGGTCCTGGTCGGACATTCCGAGCGTCGCCAGATCATGGGCGAGCAGGACAAGACCTTGATCCGCAAATTTGCTGCGGCCCAGGCCTGTGGTCTGACTCCGGTGTTGTGCATAGGGGAAACCCTTGCGCAGCGTGAAGCCGGCAAGACCCTTGAAGTTGTCGAGCGTCAGCTGGGCAGCATCATCGAAGAGCTGGGTGTTGGTGCTTTTGCAAAGGCAATTATTGCTTACGAGCCAGTCTGGGCCATTGGTACCGGGCTGACTGCTTCGCCGCAACAGGCGCAGGATGTGCACGCAGCCATCCGCGCGCAGTTGGCGGCAGAGAATTCTGAAGTGGCACGAGGTGTGCGGCTTCTATACGGCGGCAGCGTGAAGGCGGCCAATGCGGTCGAACTGTTCGGCATGCCGGATATCGATGGGGGGCTCATTGGTGGAGCGTCCCTGAATGCAGATGAGTTCGGTGCGATCTGTCGCGCCGCGGGAAACTGA
- the secG gene encoding preprotein translocase subunit SecG, whose product MLETVVVVFHLLGALGVVALVLLQQGKGADAGASFGAGASNTVFGSQGSSTFLSKFTAILAAGFFMTSLGLGYFAKEKAHELTQVGLPNPAVLEAPKQQPASDDVPVLQEQKSANPATDVPPAQEQK is encoded by the coding sequence ATGCTGGAAACAGTCGTAGTCGTTTTTCATCTGCTGGGTGCACTGGGTGTAGTTGCTCTCGTATTGCTGCAGCAGGGTAAAGGTGCGGATGCTGGTGCGTCTTTCGGTGCAGGTGCTTCAAATACTGTGTTCGGAAGCCAAGGTTCCTCTACCTTTCTTAGTAAGTTTACTGCTATACTTGCCGCCGGTTTCTTCATGACCAGCTTGGGGTTAGGTTACTTTGCTAAAGAGAAAGCTCACGAGCTGACTCAAGTAGGTTTGCCAAACCCAGCAGTCCTGGAGGCGCCAAAGCAACAACCGGCTTCTGATGATGTCCCGGTGCTTCAAGAGCAAAAGTCGGCCAACCCGGCGACTGACGTGCCTCCAGCTCAAGAGCAGAAGTAA
- the pnp gene encoding polyribonucleotide nucleotidyltransferase: MNPVIKKFQFGQSTVTLETGRIARQASGAVLVTVDDDVSVLVTVVGAKQADPGKGFFPLSVHYQEKTYAAGKIPGGFFKREGRPSEKETLTSRLIDRPIRPLFPEGFMNEVQVVCTVVSTSKKTDPDIAAMIGTSAALAISGIPFDGPIGAARVAFHESTGYLLNPTYEQLKASSLDMVVAGTSEAVLMVESEAKELTEDQMLGAVLFAHDEFQVVINAVKELAAEAAKPTWTWAPQAEATELLGAIRAEFGEAISQAYTITVKADRYARLGELKDQVVAKLSGEEGQPSASDVKAAFGEIEYRTVRENIVNGKPRIDGRDTRTVRPLNIEVGVLPKTHGSALFTRGETQALVVATLGTARDAQLLDTLEGEKKDPFMLHYNFPPFSVGECGRMGGAGRREIGHGRLARRSVQAMLPAADVFPYTIRVVSEITESNGSSSMASVCGASLALMDAGVPMKAPVAGIAMGLVKEGEKFAVLTDILGDEDHLGDMDFKVAGTAKGVTALQMDIKIKGITEEIMEIALGQALEARLNILGQMNQIIGQSRTELSENAPTMIAMKIDTDKIRDVIGKGGATIRAICEETKASIDIEDDGSIKIFGETKEAAEAARQRVLGITAEAEIGKIYVGKVERIVDFGAFVNILPGKDGLVHISMLSDARVEKVTDILKEGQEVEVLVLDVDNRGRIKLSIKDVAAAKASGV, translated from the coding sequence GTGAACCCGGTAATCAAAAAATTCCAATTCGGTCAGTCGACCGTTACCCTCGAGACTGGCCGTATCGCCCGTCAGGCCTCCGGCGCAGTGCTGGTCACCGTTGACGACGACGTCAGCGTATTGGTGACCGTTGTCGGTGCCAAGCAAGCCGATCCAGGCAAGGGCTTTTTCCCTCTGTCTGTTCACTACCAGGAAAAGACTTACGCTGCCGGTAAGATCCCTGGCGGTTTCTTCAAGCGTGAAGGCCGTCCTTCCGAGAAAGAAACCCTGACTTCCCGACTGATCGACCGTCCGATCCGTCCGCTGTTCCCTGAAGGTTTCATGAACGAAGTGCAGGTTGTCTGCACCGTCGTGTCCACCAGCAAGAAAACCGATCCGGACATCGCTGCGATGATCGGTACCTCGGCTGCCCTGGCCATCTCCGGCATTCCTTTCGATGGCCCGATCGGCGCTGCCCGCGTCGCGTTCCACGAAAGCACCGGCTACCTGCTGAACCCGACCTACGAGCAACTGAAGGCATCGAGCCTGGACATGGTCGTGGCCGGTACTTCCGAAGCCGTGCTGATGGTTGAATCCGAAGCCAAGGAACTGACCGAAGACCAGATGCTGGGCGCCGTGCTGTTCGCCCACGACGAGTTCCAGGTGGTGATCAACGCCGTCAAGGAACTGGCCGCCGAAGCCGCCAAGCCAACCTGGACCTGGGCTCCACAAGCCGAAGCCACCGAACTGCTGGGCGCGATCCGTGCCGAGTTCGGCGAAGCGATCTCCCAGGCCTACACCATCACCGTCAAGGCCGACCGTTATGCACGCCTGGGTGAGCTGAAAGACCAGGTCGTTGCCAAGCTGTCCGGCGAAGAAGGCCAGCCATCGGCCAGCGACGTCAAAGCCGCTTTCGGTGAAATCGAATACCGCACCGTTCGCGAAAACATCGTCAACGGCAAGCCGCGTATCGACGGTCGCGACACTCGCACCGTGCGTCCGCTGAACATCGAAGTCGGCGTCCTGCCGAAGACCCACGGTTCGGCACTGTTCACCCGTGGCGAGACCCAGGCCCTGGTCGTTGCCACACTGGGCACCGCCCGTGACGCGCAACTGCTCGACACCCTGGAAGGCGAAAAGAAAGACCCGTTCATGCTGCACTACAACTTCCCTCCGTTCTCGGTGGGCGAGTGTGGTCGCATGGGTGGCGCCGGTCGCCGCGAAATCGGCCACGGTCGTCTGGCCCGTCGTTCGGTCCAGGCCATGCTGCCTGCCGCTGATGTGTTCCCGTACACCATTCGCGTGGTCTCGGAAATCACCGAGTCCAACGGCTCGAGCTCGATGGCTTCGGTCTGCGGCGCTTCCCTGGCCCTGATGGACGCCGGTGTGCCGATGAAGGCGCCGGTTGCCGGTATCGCCATGGGCCTGGTGAAGGAAGGCGAGAAATTCGCCGTCCTGACCGACATCCTGGGTGACGAAGACCACCTGGGCGACATGGACTTCAAAGTGGCCGGTACCGCCAAGGGCGTCACCGCACTGCAGATGGACATCAAGATCAAGGGCATCACCGAAGAGATCATGGAAATCGCCCTGGGCCAAGCCCTGGAAGCGCGCCTGAACATCCTCGGCCAGATGAACCAGATCATCGGTCAGTCTCGCACCGAGCTGTCGGAAAACGCTCCGACCATGATCGCGATGAAAATCGACACCGACAAAATCCGTGATGTCATCGGTAAAGGCGGCGCGACCATCCGTGCGATCTGTGAAGAAACCAAGGCTTCGATCGACATCGAAGACGACGGCTCGATCAAGATCTTCGGCGAAACCAAGGAAGCGGCAGAAGCAGCACGCCAGCGCGTCCTGGGCATCACTGCCGAAGCCGAGATTGGCAAGATCTACGTCGGCAAGGTTGAACGCATCGTCGACTTCGGCGCCTTCGTCAACATCCTGCCGGGCAAGGACGGTCTGGTCCACATCTCCATGCTGAGCGATGCTCGCGTCGAGAAAGTGACCGACATCTTGAAAGAAGGCCAGGAAGTGGAAGTGCTGGTGCTGGACGTGGACAACCGCGGCCGTATCAAGCTGTCCATCAAAGACGTGGCAGCAGCCAAGGCATCGGGCGTTTAA
- the rbfA gene encoding 30S ribosome-binding factor RbfA has translation MAKEYSRTQRIGDQMQRELAQLIRREVKDPRVGLVTITAVEVSRDVGHAKIFITVMGQDSAEEIAQSIKVLNSAAGFLRMQLAREMKLRSVPQLHFHYDESVVRGAHLSALIERAVAEDSQHPVAAEPEDTKE, from the coding sequence ATGGCAAAAGAATACAGCCGTACCCAACGAATCGGCGATCAGATGCAGCGCGAGCTGGCCCAACTGATCCGTCGCGAAGTCAAAGACCCGCGCGTCGGCCTGGTCACCATTACCGCTGTGGAAGTCAGCCGTGACGTCGGTCACGCGAAGATTTTCATCACCGTGATGGGCCAGGACAGCGCCGAAGAAATCGCCCAGAGCATCAAGGTGCTCAACTCGGCCGCCGGCTTCCTGCGTATGCAGTTGGCCCGGGAGATGAAGCTGCGCAGCGTCCCACAGTTGCACTTCCACTACGACGAAAGCGTCGTGCGCGGTGCGCATCTGTCGGCCCTGATCGAGCGCGCCGTGGCTGAAGACAGTCAGCACCCGGTTGCGGCTGAACCCGAAGACACCAAGGAGTAA
- the truB gene encoding tRNA pseudouridine(55) synthase TruB: MAQVKRIRRNVSGIILLDKPLGFTSNAALQKVRWLLNAEKAGHTGSLDPLATGVLPLCFGEATKFSQYLLDSDKGYETLAQLGKTTTTADAEGEVLLERPVTVGQADIEAVLPAFRGQISQIPPMYSALKRDGQPLYKLARAGEVVEREPRSVTIARLELLAFDGNTARLAVDCSKGTYIRTLVEDIGERLGCGAYVAELRRTQAGPFTLAQTVTLEELEAVHAEGGNEAVDRFLMPSDSGLLDWPLLQFSEHSAFYWLNGQPVRAPDAPKFGMVRVQDHNGRFIGIGEVSEDGRIAPRRLIRSE, from the coding sequence GTGGCTCAGGTCAAACGCATCCGTCGTAACGTCAGCGGCATCATCCTGCTCGACAAGCCGCTGGGGTTCACCTCCAACGCGGCGCTGCAGAAGGTTCGCTGGCTGCTCAATGCCGAAAAGGCCGGGCACACTGGTAGCCTCGATCCGCTGGCCACCGGCGTGCTGCCGCTGTGCTTTGGCGAGGCGACCAAGTTCTCCCAGTACCTGCTCGATTCCGACAAGGGCTATGAGACCCTGGCGCAACTGGGCAAGACCACCACCACGGCGGATGCCGAAGGTGAGGTTCTGCTCGAACGCCCGGTGACCGTTGGTCAGGCCGATATCGAGGCTGTATTACCGGCTTTTCGTGGGCAAATCAGCCAGATACCGCCAATGTACTCAGCCCTCAAGCGTGATGGGCAGCCGTTGTATAAACTGGCCCGTGCCGGCGAAGTAGTGGAGCGCGAACCGCGTTCTGTTACTATTGCGCGCTTGGAATTGCTGGCCTTTGACGGTAATACTGCGCGGCTGGCTGTGGATTGCAGCAAGGGCACCTATATCCGCACCCTGGTGGAGGATATTGGTGAACGGCTCGGCTGTGGCGCGTACGTGGCAGAGTTGCGACGGACCCAGGCCGGGCCTTTTACGCTGGCCCAGACGGTCACGCTCGAAGAGCTCGAAGCGGTGCATGCCGAGGGTGGTAACGAAGCAGTCGATCGTTTCCTGATGCCATCGGATAGCGGGTTGCTGGATTGGCCGCTACTGCAATTCTCGGAACATAGCGCGTTCTACTGGCTCAACGGCCAGCCGGTACGTGCCCCGGATGCGCCGAAATTCGGCATGGTCCGGGTACAGGATCACAACGGTCGCTTCATCGGTATTGGTGAAGTGAGTGAAGACGGGCGTATTGCGCCGCGTCGACTGATTCGGTCGGAATGA
- the rpsO gene encoding 30S ribosomal protein S15, translating to MALSVEEKAQIVTDYQQAVGDTGSPEVQVALLTANINKLQGHFKANGKDHHSRRGLIRMVNQRRKLLDYLKGKDVNRYSTLIGRLGLRR from the coding sequence ATGGCACTCAGCGTTGAAGAAAAAGCTCAGATCGTGACCGACTACCAGCAAGCTGTTGGTGATACTGGTTCGCCAGAAGTGCAAGTTGCACTGCTGACCGCCAACATCAACAAACTGCAAGGTCACTTCAAGGCCAACGGTAAAGACCACCACTCCCGTCGTGGTCTGATCCGCATGGTAAACCAGCGTCGCAAGCTGCTGGATTACCTCAAGGGCAAAGACGTTAATCGTTACAGCACCTTGATCGGCCGCCTGGGCCTGCGTCGCTAA
- the infB gene encoding translation initiation factor IF-2, with amino-acid sequence MTQVTVKQLADEVKTPVERLLQQMREAGLPHTAAEEHVTDSEKQSLLTHLKSSHKAKVEEPRKITLQRKTTSTLRVAGSKSISVEVRKKKVFVQRSPEEIEAERKREQEERRAVENAARQKAEEEAKRRAEEEARRQPAAAQTAPVEAVEAVAPVVEPVREAAPVVAPAPAPADTRKRDEQRRPDKPRADDNRRGSGDGERKNAPHRASVKEKAPAPRVAPRTTDEESDGFRRGGRGKAKLKKRNAHGFQSPTGPVVREVKIGETITVGDLAQQMSVKAAEIIKFMFKLGTPATINQVLDQETAQLVAEELGHKVTLVSDTALEDSLAESLKFEGEAVSRAPVVTVMGHVDHGKTSLLDYIRRAKVAAGEAGGITQHIGAYHVETDRGMVTFLDTPGHAAFTAMRARGAKATDIVILVVAADDGVMPQTIEAVQHAQAAGVPLVVAVNKIDKPGADLDRIRSELSVHGVTSEEWGGDTPFVPVSAKMGTGVDELLEAVLLQAEVLELTATPSAPGRGVVVESRLDKGRGPVATVLVQDGTLRQGDMVLVGSNYGRVRAMLDENGKPIKEAGPAIPVEILGLDGTPDAGDEMSVVADEKKAREVALFRQGKFREVKLARAHAGKLENIFENMGQEEKKTLNIVLKSDVRGSLEALNGALNGLGNDEVQVRVVGGGVGGITESDANLALASNAVLFGFNVRADAGARKIVEQEGLDMRYYNVIYDIIEDVKKALTGMLGSDVRENILGVAEVRDVFRSPKFGAIAGCMVIEGVVHRNRPIRVLREDIVIFEGELESLRRFKDDASEVRAGMECGIGVKSYNDVKVGDKIEVFEKVQVARSL; translated from the coding sequence ATGACGCAAGTCACGGTGAAACAACTGGCCGATGAGGTCAAAACACCGGTAGAGCGCCTGTTGCAGCAGATGCGTGAGGCAGGTCTGCCGCACACCGCCGCCGAGGAACATGTGACCGACAGTGAGAAGCAGTCCCTGCTGACTCACTTGAAGAGCAGTCACAAGGCGAAAGTGGAAGAACCGCGCAAGATCACTCTGCAGCGTAAAACCACCAGCACCCTGCGTGTTGCCGGTAGCAAAAGCATCAGCGTTGAAGTACGCAAGAAGAAAGTCTTCGTACAGCGCAGCCCGGAAGAAATCGAAGCCGAGCGCAAACGCGAACAGGAAGAACGTCGCGCAGTAGAAAATGCTGCTCGTCAGAAGGCTGAAGAAGAAGCCAAGCGTCGCGCCGAAGAAGAAGCGCGCCGCCAGCCTGCTGCTGCGCAAACCGCTCCGGTGGAAGCTGTCGAGGCTGTTGCCCCGGTAGTCGAACCTGTGCGCGAAGCGGCTCCAGTCGTGGCGCCAGCTCCGGCTCCTGCCGATACTCGCAAGCGCGACGAACAGCGTCGTCCGGACAAGCCACGTGCCGACGACAATCGTCGTGGCAGCGGCGATGGCGAGCGCAAGAACGCGCCTCATCGTGCTTCGGTCAAGGAAAAGGCTCCAGCACCCCGTGTTGCGCCACGTACTACCGATGAAGAAAGCGATGGCTTCCGTCGCGGCGGTCGCGGCAAGGCCAAGCTGAAGAAACGCAACGCCCACGGTTTCCAGAGCCCTACCGGCCCTGTCGTGCGTGAAGTGAAGATCGGCGAGACCATCACTGTGGGCGATCTGGCCCAGCAGATGTCGGTCAAGGCTGCTGAAATCATCAAGTTCATGTTCAAGCTGGGTACGCCAGCCACCATCAACCAGGTACTGGACCAGGAAACTGCCCAACTGGTTGCTGAGGAGCTGGGCCACAAAGTGACCCTGGTCAGCGACACCGCCCTGGAAGATTCCCTGGCCGAGTCCCTGAAGTTTGAAGGTGAGGCGGTTTCCCGTGCGCCGGTCGTGACCGTCATGGGCCACGTCGACCACGGTAAAACCTCCCTGCTCGACTATATTCGTCGTGCGAAGGTTGCGGCAGGTGAGGCTGGTGGTATTACCCAGCACATCGGCGCCTACCACGTTGAAACCGACCGCGGCATGGTGACGTTCCTCGACACCCCGGGTCACGCTGCGTTTACCGCGATGCGTGCCCGTGGTGCCAAGGCGACCGACATCGTGATCCTGGTGGTTGCAGCGGACGACGGCGTGATGCCGCAAACCATCGAAGCCGTTCAGCATGCCCAGGCAGCTGGCGTGCCGCTGGTGGTTGCAGTGAACAAGATCGACAAGCCGGGCGCCGATCTCGATCGCATCCGCAGCGAACTGTCGGTCCACGGCGTGACCTCCGAAGAGTGGGGTGGCGACACTCCATTCGTTCCGGTCTCGGCCAAGATGGGTACCGGCGTTGACGAACTGCTCGAAGCCGTTCTGTTGCAAGCCGAGGTCCTGGAATTGACTGCTACGCCTTCGGCTCCTGGCCGTGGTGTGGTCGTTGAATCGCGCCTCGACAAGGGCCGTGGCCCTGTCGCGACCGTCCTGGTTCAAGACGGTACCCTGCGCCAAGGCGACATGGTGCTGGTCGGTTCGAACTACGGCCGCGTGCGTGCCATGCTCGACGAGAACGGCAAGCCAATCAAGGAAGCCGGTCCGGCTATCCCGGTCGAGATCCTCGGCCTGGACGGTACCCCGGACGCTGGCGACGAGATGAGCGTTGTGGCTGACGAGAAGAAAGCCCGTGAAGTGGCTCTGTTCCGTCAAGGCAAGTTCCGCGAAGTCAAACTGGCTCGTGCTCACGCCGGCAAGCTGGAAAACATCTTCGAGAACATGGGCCAGGAAGAGAAGAAGACGCTCAACATCGTCCTCAAATCCGACGTCCGTGGTTCGCTCGAAGCGTTGAACGGCGCCTTGAATGGCCTGGGTAACGACGAAGTGCAAGTGCGTGTGGTCGGTGGCGGTGTCGGTGGTATCACCGAGTCCGACGCCAACCTGGCACTGGCCTCCAATGCTGTACTGTTCGGCTTCAACGTGCGTGCCGATGCCGGCGCTCGCAAGATCGTCGAGCAGGAAGGCCTGGATATGCGTTACTACAACGTGATCTACGACATCATTGAAGACGTCAAGAAAGCGTTGACCGGTATGCTGGGCAGCGACGTCCGGGAGAACATCCTGGGTGTGGCCGAAGTTCGCGACGTGTTCCGTTCGCCGAAGTTTGGTGCCATCGCCGGTTGCATGGTGATCGAGGGTGTCGTTCACCGTAACCGTCCGATCCGTGTATTGCGTGAAGACATCGTGATCTTCGAAGGCGAGCTGGAATCCCTGCGCCGCTTCAAGGATGACGCTTCCGAAGTACGTGCCGGCATGGAATGCGGTATTGGCGTCAAGAGCTACAACGACGTCAAGGTCGGCGACAAGATCGAAGTCTTCGAGAAGGTTCAGGTTGCTCGCAGCCTCTAA
- the nusA gene encoding transcription termination factor NusA, which produces MSKEVLLVVESVSNEKGVPANVIFEALELALATATKKRFEDEVDLRVEINRHTGAYETFRRWTVVEEADLDDPAIETWPSKVAETHPGAKVGDVVEEKIESIEFGRIAAQTAKQVIVQKVREAERAQVVDAYRERLGEIISGTVKKVTRDNVIVDLGNNAEALLAREDIISRETFRVGVRLRALLKEIRTENRGPQLILSRTAPEMLIELFRIEVPEIAEGLIEVMAASRDPGSRAKIAVRSKDKRIDPQGACIGMRGSRVQAVSGELGGERVDIVLWDDNPAQFVINAMSPAEVAAIIVDEDAHAMDIAVGADNLAQAIGRGGQNVRLASQLTGWTLNVMTESDIQAKQQAETGDILRNFIEELEVDEELAQVLVDEGFTSLEEIAYVPVEEMLNIDGFDEEIVNELRARAKDRLLTKAIATEEKLADAHPAEDLLSLEGMDKDLAMELAVRGVITREDLAEQSIDDLLDIDGIDDDRAGKLIMAARAHWFE; this is translated from the coding sequence ATGAGCAAAGAAGTACTGCTGGTTGTTGAGTCGGTATCCAATGAAAAGGGCGTACCGGCTAACGTTATTTTTGAAGCGCTGGAGCTGGCCCTGGCCACTGCTACCAAGAAGCGGTTTGAAGACGAAGTTGATTTGCGTGTGGAAATCAATCGCCACACGGGTGCCTACGAGACTTTCCGTCGCTGGACGGTAGTCGAGGAAGCCGACCTGGACGATCCGGCTATCGAAACCTGGCCGAGCAAGGTTGCAGAAACGCACCCGGGTGCCAAGGTCGGTGATGTCGTCGAAGAAAAAATCGAATCCATTGAGTTCGGTCGCATCGCTGCACAGACTGCCAAGCAGGTTATTGTGCAGAAAGTTCGCGAAGCCGAACGCGCGCAAGTCGTCGACGCTTATCGCGAGCGCCTGGGGGAAATCATCTCCGGCACCGTGAAAAAAGTGACCCGCGACAACGTGATCGTCGACCTGGGCAACAACGCTGAAGCGTTGCTGGCTCGCGAAGACATCATTTCTCGCGAAACTTTCCGGGTTGGCGTGCGTTTGCGTGCGCTGCTCAAGGAAATCCGCACCGAGAACCGCGGCCCACAGCTGATCCTGTCGCGTACCGCGCCGGAAATGCTGATCGAGTTGTTCCGCATCGAAGTGCCGGAAATTGCTGAAGGCCTGATCGAAGTCATGGCCGCCTCCCGTGATCCGGGATCGCGTGCCAAGATCGCGGTCCGCTCCAAGGACAAGCGCATCGACCCGCAAGGTGCTTGCATCGGCATGCGTGGTTCGCGTGTCCAGGCCGTATCCGGCGAGTTGGGCGGCGAGCGCGTGGACATCGTCCTGTGGGACGACAACCCGGCTCAGTTCGTGATCAACGCCATGTCGCCTGCTGAAGTGGCGGCAATTATCGTCGACGAAGATGCCCATGCCATGGACATCGCCGTTGGCGCAGACAATCTCGCTCAGGCTATCGGTCGTGGTGGTCAGAACGTGCGTCTGGCCAGCCAGTTGACTGGCTGGACCCTGAACGTGATGACCGAATCGGACATCCAGGCTAAGCAACAAGCGGAAACCGGCGACATCCTGCGCAACTTCATCGAAGAGCTCGAAGTCGATGAAGAACTGGCGCAGGTGCTGGTGGACGAAGGTTTTACCAGCCTGGAAGAGATTGCCTACGTACCGGTGGAGGAAATGCTCAACATCGACGGCTTTGACGAGGAAATCGTCAACGAGCTTCGCGCTCGGGCCAAGGATCGTTTGTTGACCAAAGCCATCGCTACTGAGGAAAAGCTGGCAGACGCCCATCCGGCCGAAGACCTGCTCTCGCTTGAGGGCATGGACAAGGATTTGGCGATGGAACTGGCGGTGCGCGGCGTAATTACCCGCGAAGACCTGGCCGAGCAGTCTATTGACGATCTGCTCGACATCGACGGCATTGACGATGATCGTGCCGGCAAGTTGATCATGGCCGCCCGAGCCCACTGGTTCGAGTAA
- the rimP gene encoding ribosome maturation factor RimP codes for MSSKLEQLQALLAPVVVALGYECWGIEFSAQGRHSLLRVYIDKEGGVLVDDCAIVSRQISGVLDVEDPITSEYTLEVSSPGMERPLFTLEQFALFAGEQVKIKLRSPFEGRRNFQGLLRGVEEQDVVVQVDDHEFLLPIDMIDKANIIPSFD; via the coding sequence GTGTCGAGCAAGCTAGAACAGTTGCAGGCCTTGTTGGCCCCGGTGGTCGTGGCCCTTGGCTATGAATGCTGGGGTATTGAGTTTTCGGCTCAAGGTCGCCACTCACTGTTGCGCGTTTATATCGATAAGGAAGGCGGCGTGTTGGTGGATGATTGCGCCATCGTCAGCCGTCAGATCAGCGGTGTACTGGATGTTGAAGATCCAATCACCTCCGAATACACCCTTGAAGTTTCCTCGCCTGGCATGGAGCGCCCCCTGTTCACTCTTGAACAGTTCGCTTTGTTTGCCGGTGAACAAGTGAAGATCAAGCTGCGCTCGCCTTTCGAAGGTCGACGCAACTTCCAAGGCCTTCTGCGCGGTGTAGAAGAACAGGACGTCGTGGTGCAGGTAGATGACCATGAGTTCCTGTTGCCGATCGATATGATCGACAAGGCCAACATTATTCCCAGTTTTGACTGA